CCAACTCGAGGGGTTCTCCCGCTACAAAGCCGCGCAACACCCGCCCAAGAAGGGCGTCCTGGTTGCTGTCCACCATCCAGCCAAACCGCAGGATAGCCAGGTTCTCCAAATCACCCAGGGCGCGCTCACACGCCAACCACTGACGCCCACTACGGGCCTGCGGATCCGCCACTTCGTCCTCATCATATCTGCGTTGCTCACCACCGGCGAAAACCTGATAGGAAGAAAGGTGAATAACATGCTGGCAGGGGCTTCCAGCTAACTGCTTAGCCACCTGCAAGGCTTCAGGCATGCCCTGGTCATCAGCACAGGCTGAAGCATTAATTGCAATTGCTCCAGGACGCAGCTGGTCGAGTTCTGTGGGTGATAGTTGCTGCACACGAAATCCGGCGCGCTGCAGACGTTTCTGCAGCGCGCCGTCGATATCGTTACCGGCAGTAATGACCGCGACCGTATCCGGCTTGTAGCCGGTATGTAGATCAGACACTGGATAGACCAGTCTTAGAAGGGAATATCGTCGTCAAAGCTGTTATCGAAGCCTCCAGTGGCCCCCTGGTTGGGCTGCTGCTGAGGCTGCTGCTTGTTGGATGGCGCCATCGGTGATGGGGCTGTGCGCCCTTGTGCAAAAGAGTCCTGGCTGCCTTGCTGGTAGCCTCCCTGGAAACCACCCTGCTGTTCGTAGCCCCCCTGGCCTCCGCCCACAGACTGACCGCCCATACCTGCAGCACCCATTCCAGCACCACCCATACCCTGGCCAAAACCGCCCTGCTCTCCACGTCCGTCGAGCATCTGCATTTCACTGGCAACAATCTCGGTAGTGTAGCGGTCCTGGCCGCTATTCTTGTCCTGCCATTTACGGGTGCGCAATGAGCCCTCAATGTACACTTTAGAGCCCTTACGCAAGTACTCACCGGCAATCTCAGCCAGGCGGTTGAAGAACACCACTCGGTGCCACTCGGTTCGCTCCTGCTGCTGTCCGGTCTGCTTGTCCTTCCAGCTCTCACTCGTGGCCAGGCTCACATTGGTGACAGCACCGCCACTCGGCATATATTTGGTTTCCGGATCGTTTCCCAGATTACCGATCAGAATTACTTTATTGATCCCCCTGGCCATAGCCCTCTCCTCTCTTCGCCCCAGGTCCGACCCAGGTAATAATCATTCAAAAATTAAAAATGTGAGTTCACTCACATCGACAATGCGTGGTCACCCAGAATGGCAACCAGTGTATTTTTATCCAGCAGCATACAACAGACACCACCAGTTAGTAAGCACTACCCTCTCGGGCATCTGACGCTCGTTCACGCAGCAACCACCAGAGTAAAATCCAGGCCAGCAGTACGATAAAGCCAAGCCATGCCACTGCACCGGCACCCCCAAGACCAAACAGGTAGCCGCCCAGACTTCCACCAACAAAAGTGCCGAAAAACTGCAAAGTAGCGTAGAGCCCCGAAGCGGCACCACGGGCATCCTCAGGTGCTTTGCGGGTCAACTGTGCAGGTAACAGAGCTTCAAGCAGGTTGAAACCGGTAAAGAAAATCCCCAACAGCAATACTACAGCTACAGGACCATTCATCGGCAACAATGCCGCGCTGCCCCCGGCCAGGGCAACACAGGCGAAGTTCAAAGCCGTGCCAGCCTTACCGCTGCGCTCAGCCACCCGCATCAGGGGCAACATCAGAATGAAAGTACCCAGCATTAGCGGGCCGTATAGCTTCCAGTGCTCCTCTGCCGGCCATCCAAGCCTGTCGACCAGCACCAGCGGCAACGCAACGAACATGGCAGTCAACAAAAGGTGGGAAAAGAAAGCCCCAGAAACCAATCTCCAGGTAAGGCCGTTGCTTAGAACCTTGCGAAAACCACCACTAAAAACCGCCGGGCGCTTTGCGACTTGGGGAGTCGGCACTATTCGCCAGACTAACAGCATCCCCAGTACAGCCAACCCCGAGGTAAGCCAGAAAATAGCCGGCAGGCCACCAGCTCCCGCAAGTGCCGGGCCAAGTATCACTGCCAACATAAACGCCACACCGATGGATGCCCCGATCACAGCCATTGCTATGCCCCGCTTCTCATCCCGCGTGAGATCGGCAACCAAGGCCATGACCGCCGCGGCAATAGCACCACAACCCTGCAGAATTCTGCCCACAATCAGGCCGTAGACCGAATCTGTCTGCGCGGCAACCACACTGCCAATGGCAAACAGGGCCAGACCGGTATAGATAACAGGTTTGCGGCCCCAGCGGTCAGAAAGAAGCCCCAAGGGAATCTGCAATAGTGCCTGGCTCAGTCCATAGGCGCCCATGGCCAGGCCCAGCAGCATCGGTGTGCTATCGCGGTAGCCTTCACCGTAAACTGTGAGAACCGGCAGCACCATAAACAGGCCGAGCATACGAAAGACATAAAGGGAAGCCAGCCCGCCCAGGGCCCGGCGCTCAATGGAATTCATGCAGTTCCCGGAACAGCGTCAAATTGGGCGCGCATTGTACAGCGCACAGCCGCCAGGCTGTAGGGGAAGCCGTACAAGTTTTGGGCATTTCTAACCACGGCCATAGTCATCATCAAAGCGAACGATATCATCCTCCCCGAGATAGCTACCGGATTGGACCTCTATAAGCTCGAGGGGAATGGTTCCCGGGTTTTCCAGTCTATGTACCACCCCCAGAGGGATGTAGGTGGACTGATTCTCAGTAATCAACAACTCTTCATCACCGCGGGTAACCTTGGCAGTACCGCGCACCACGATCCAGTGTTCGGCCCGGTGATGATGCATTTGCAGGGACAGCTGCTGCCCCGGCTTGACCACAATACGCTTTACCTGGAAGCGTGGCCCAGCATCAATAGAATCGTAATAGCCCCAGGGCCGATCGACTTTGCGATGGCGCCGAGCCTCACTGCGCCCGGAGCGCTTGAGGCTGCTCACAAGCTTCTTAACATCCTGTACCCGCTGCTTTTCGGCGATCAACAGGGCATCATCAGTATCGACAACCACCAGGTCTTTCACACCTAATAGGCTAACCAGACGACTCTCCGCCCGCACAAGACAGCTTTCACTATCCTGCAGCAAGACATCTCCCTGCAGCAGATTGTCATCGGCATCCCGCTCCGCCAGTTCCCAGAGTCCGAGCCAGGAACCCACATCGCTCCAACCCGCGTCCATAGGCACCACCGCAGCGGACTCGGTGGGCTCCATCACCGCATAATCCACCGACTCTTTAGCGCAGGCTGCAAAGGCTTCCCCGTCCACCCGGGTAAAATCCAAATCCCGGACAGCGCCTTCAAAAGCCCTGCGGCAAGCATCGAGAATATCGCTCCGGTGTTCTTTTAGCTCCTCCAGATAACGAGAAGCCCGGAACAGAAACATGCCACTATTCCAGGAGTATTCTCCACCAGCCAGATAGGACTCAGCAGTATTCGTATCCGGCTTTTCGACAAATTCCGCCACTCTCCACGCTTCAGCAGCCAAAACCTCTCCACGGCGAATGTAGCCATAGCCGGTTTCGGCCCGGGTCGGCACAATACCAAAGGTTACCAGGTGCCCGAGCCCCGCCAGGGTCTGTGCCGTCTGCGCTGCTTTCTGAAAAGCTGTCACATCAGCCACGACATGATCTGCCGGCAACACGAGCAGCAATGGGTCCTCACCAGCCTCCAATGCCGCTAGCGCCGCGAGAGCGATAGCCGGCGCCGTATTGCGTGCACAGGGCTCCAGTAGGATCGTCTGGGCTCCATGGCCAATCTCCTGCAGCTGTTCTGCTGCGGCAAAACGATGCTCCTCATTGCACACTAAAATGGGGGCCTGCAACTGCTGTATACCCTCCAGCCGTCGCACCGTAGCCTGCAGCATGGTTTCGCTGCCGATTAATGGCAGAAATTGCTTGGGGTAGGCCTCACGGGAGAGTGGCCACAAGCGGGAGCCTGTACCACCGCAGAGAATTACAGGGATCATCACTTCAACTTTTCTTCTGGCTGTTGGAAATTTGCGACAGACGATTTTGGCACATCGGGTGGCGAGTTTATACTTGACCGTTTTTCCGGCACCGCAGTTGTGATCGCCCTGAGCGGAGCAAGTCCGAGACCCGGCCCAGTATCATCAGCAGATAGGTAGAGCGTGGACACGATTTATGTAAGGGGTGCGCGCACCCACAACCTGAAGAATATCGATCTCGACATTCCCCGCGACAAACTGATCGTGATTACCGGGCTGTCTGGCTCCGGTAAATCCTCCCTGGCATTCGACACACTCTATGCCGAGGGCCAGCGCCGCTATGTGGAGTCCCTTTCCACCTATGCGCGCCAGTTCCTATCGATGATGGAGAAGCCGGATGTCGATACCGTGGAGGGGCTGTCACCAGCAATATCCATTGAGCAGAAATCCACCTCCCACAATCCGCGCTCGACTGTAGGCACTATCACTGAGATATATGACTACCTCAGGCTGCTGTTTGCGCGTGTAGGCGAGCCTCGTTGCCCGGAGCATGATGAGCCTCTTCAGGCCCAAACCATAAGCCAGATGGTGGATCAGGTATTAGCTCTACCGGAGGGCAGCAAAATTATGCTGCTTGCTCCAGTGGTTCGGGACCGCAAGGGTGAACACCAGCATGTGTTCGAACAACTGCGTCGCGACGGCTTTGTGCGCGCGCGTATCGACGGCGTGACCTGCGACCTGGACGATACCCCAAAGTTGGATAAACGTCGTAAGCATACTGTGGAAGTGGTAGTTGACCGCTTTAAAGTACGTAAAGACCTGCAGTTGCGCCTGGCTGAATCCTTCGAGACCGCCCTGAATCTCACTGATGGTATTGCCTCTATCAGCTTTATGGATGGTGATCAGGAAGAACGCCTATTCTCCGCCCGCCACGCCTGCCCAGTGTGTGACTATTCACTGGACGAGCTTGAACCGCGCCTGTTTTCCTTCAACAACCCTGCCGGTGCCTGCCCCAGCTGTGATGGCTTGGGAGTTAAGCAGTTCTTCGATGAAGACAAGGTAATCCTCGATCAGGAGAGCAGTATCTCCGAAGGCGCAATCCGAGGCTGGGACCGTCGTAATATTTACTACTACCATATGCTCGACTCCCTCGCCGAGCATTATGGCTTCGATCTCGACAAACCATGGAAAAAACTGCGCAAAACCCACCGCAAGGTTATTTTGCAAGGCAGCGGCGACGAAGAGATTGACTTCAGCTATGTCAACGATCGCGGTGACGTCACCGTGCGGCAGCACACCTTTGAGGGCAT
This DNA window, taken from Microbulbifer sp. GL-2, encodes the following:
- a CDS encoding sugar nucleotide-binding protein — protein: MSDLHTGYKPDTVAVITAGNDIDGALQKRLQRAGFRVQQLSPTELDQLRPGAIAINASACADDQGMPEALQVAKQLAGSPCQHVIHLSSYQVFAGGEQRRYDEDEVADPQARSGRQWLACERALGDLENLAILRFGWMVDSNQDALLGRVLRGFVAGEPLELDGLNNGNPVTVLDMARVTVAAAQQLASGASVSGIYHYGSSDSCTAIEFALEVVERAQSFHDEERFAQLSTLEDSDQRDRSVVLACGKLRDVFGIQQHSWRQGLTRQVELWLERLGAEKSV
- the ssb gene encoding single-stranded DNA-binding protein, with product MARGINKVILIGNLGNDPETKYMPSGGAVTNVSLATSESWKDKQTGQQQERTEWHRVVFFNRLAEIAGEYLRKGSKVYIEGSLRTRKWQDKNSGQDRYTTEIVASEMQMLDGRGEQGGFGQGMGGAGMGAAGMGGQSVGGGQGGYEQQGGFQGGYQQGSQDSFAQGRTAPSPMAPSNKQQPQQQPNQGATGGFDNSFDDDIPF
- a CDS encoding MFS transporter, with the translated sequence MNSIERRALGGLASLYVFRMLGLFMVLPVLTVYGEGYRDSTPMLLGLAMGAYGLSQALLQIPLGLLSDRWGRKPVIYTGLALFAIGSVVAAQTDSVYGLIVGRILQGCGAIAAAVMALVADLTRDEKRGIAMAVIGASIGVAFMLAVILGPALAGAGGLPAIFWLTSGLAVLGMLLVWRIVPTPQVAKRPAVFSGGFRKVLSNGLTWRLVSGAFFSHLLLTAMFVALPLVLVDRLGWPAEEHWKLYGPLMLGTFILMLPLMRVAERSGKAGTALNFACVALAGGSAALLPMNGPVAVVLLLGIFFTGFNLLEALLPAQLTRKAPEDARGAASGLYATLQFFGTFVGGSLGGYLFGLGGAGAVAWLGFIVLLAWILLWWLLRERASDAREGSAY
- a CDS encoding mannose-1-phosphate guanylyltransferase/mannose-6-phosphate isomerase, encoding MIPVILCGGTGSRLWPLSREAYPKQFLPLIGSETMLQATVRRLEGIQQLQAPILVCNEEHRFAAAEQLQEIGHGAQTILLEPCARNTAPAIALAALAALEAGEDPLLLVLPADHVVADVTAFQKAAQTAQTLAGLGHLVTFGIVPTRAETGYGYIRRGEVLAAEAWRVAEFVEKPDTNTAESYLAGGEYSWNSGMFLFRASRYLEELKEHRSDILDACRRAFEGAVRDLDFTRVDGEAFAACAKESVDYAVMEPTESAAVVPMDAGWSDVGSWLGLWELAERDADDNLLQGDVLLQDSESCLVRAESRLVSLLGVKDLVVVDTDDALLIAEKQRVQDVKKLVSSLKRSGRSEARRHRKVDRPWGYYDSIDAGPRFQVKRIVVKPGQQLSLQMHHHRAEHWIVVRGTAKVTRGDEELLITENQSTYIPLGVVHRLENPGTIPLELIEVQSGSYLGEDDIVRFDDDYGRG